One genomic window of Candidatus Kuenenia stuttgartiensis includes the following:
- a CDS encoding prepilin-type N-terminal cleavage/methylation domain-containing protein produces the protein MLDPHDNAGFSLIEIMISIAIIAIGLFAVMSVLIIVVKGNAHSNKSTTAVTLAQDKLEDFRNMDYDEITGTYTIYNNPDYYLEVTVGNDTPIVNTKTVAVSVYWNPGTSTSVHNVQLKTIFTQ, from the coding sequence ATGCTCGATCCTCATGATAATGCAGGTTTTTCTTTAATCGAAATAATGATTTCTATCGCAATCATTGCCATTGGATTATTTGCGGTAATGAGCGTACTCATCATAGTAGTAAAAGGGAATGCCCACAGCAACAAGTCAACTACGGCTGTAACCTTAGCGCAGGATAAGTTAGAGGACTTCAGGAATATGGATTATGATGAAATTACCGGCACATACACCATATACAATAATCCTGACTATTATCTGGAAGTAACTGTTGGCAATGACACTCCTATCGTAAACACAAAAACCGTAGCAGTAAGCGTCTACTGGAATCCTGGAACAAGTACTTCGGTACATAATGTTCAATTAAAAACTATTTTTACACAATAG
- a CDS encoding GspH/FimT family pseudopilin has product MPVATLNPLEVIIMQNQKGFSLIELIVVMAILGIATGIAVPVYNNMKPQIRLNGAARQVMGDLMWARMQAVSQNNRYRIIFLNEYQYQILDDDNSNGTADLNEKIITKDLNGKYPGITFNPVPSQNPIFGTNGLLHWPFGITITLENPHGKKSLTIARTGRVKIN; this is encoded by the coding sequence ATGCCGGTTGCAACCCTGAACCCGCTTGAGGTAATTATTATGCAAAACCAAAAAGGGTTTTCTCTTATCGAACTGATCGTTGTCATGGCTATCCTGGGCATTGCCACCGGGATAGCAGTGCCTGTTTATAATAATATGAAACCGCAAATAAGGCTGAATGGTGCGGCAAGACAGGTAATGGGAGATCTTATGTGGGCAAGAATGCAGGCAGTCAGTCAAAACAACAGATACAGGATAATTTTTTTGAATGAGTACCAATATCAGATTTTAGATGACGATAATAGTAATGGAACTGCAGATTTAAATGAAAAAATAATAACAAAAGATTTAAATGGAAAATATCCCGGAATAACCTTTAATCCTGTCCCATCACAAAATCCTATATTCGGCACAAATGGTTTATTGCACTGGCCTTTCGGTATTACCATAACCCTGGAAAATCCTCATGGGAAAAAATCTCTTACAATTGCACGTACCGGCCGGGTTAAAATTAATTAA
- a CDS encoding pilus assembly PilX family protein, whose translation MELKQSKKKFSLNVMGGQDKGLVLIVVLALIAILAIVSTVAVYTTTTDIKISGNYKTSVQAFYVAEAGIYDGIGRLMNGNISDDGAKTDPDWNVAGSSTGFNNSFTVTHQVIDSSVVTDDGGTPLFLITSTGSSSSSIKQIEAVVRLVYALPFTKALEGCDGVTIESNGFTDSYDSDLGTYDSQVIPVGTRKDNQNNAWARDKGNVGTANAGADITVDGNAQVHGNARATRYVGASGTGSPVTGLGTPANLTGYRGSPDTTGVNAVIYGIPTENNPPTDCDPLDTATIFDEADDIVDSNNNAEIVNLSTNNPYNSSNKAFSLSSNDAFSLGSPGQTRNYHFNSFELNSNSTLTINGSVTFYVSGDFEDASNSSLTLSSGSTLAVYVTGELDISSNTIVNPGAPTDLMIYSSAASSSNSDYKISISSNSTITGAIYAPNAAIDISSNSDSLGAIRGKYIKSRSNAKFHYDEAFGRLEGYPVLGYEIISWSEIN comes from the coding sequence ATGGAATTAAAACAATCCAAAAAAAAGTTTTCTCTAAACGTGATGGGTGGACAGGACAAGGGATTAGTCCTTATTGTTGTTCTTGCATTAATAGCAATTTTAGCCATAGTAAGCACAGTCGCTGTTTACACAACCACAACAGATATTAAAATAAGCGGAAATTACAAGACCAGCGTCCAGGCATTCTATGTGGCGGAGGCGGGGATATATGATGGAATTGGCCGATTAATGAATGGCAACATATCAGATGATGGAGCAAAGACAGACCCGGATTGGAACGTTGCAGGTTCTTCTACCGGTTTTAACAATAGTTTCACCGTAACACATCAGGTTATTGACAGCAGTGTTGTGACGGATGACGGAGGCACTCCCCTTTTTCTGATTACATCAACGGGTTCCAGCTCGTCTTCAATAAAGCAAATAGAAGCTGTTGTTCGCCTCGTGTATGCGCTTCCTTTCACAAAGGCATTGGAGGGATGCGACGGTGTAACAATAGAAAGCAATGGTTTTACCGATAGTTATGATTCTGACCTTGGAACTTATGATTCACAGGTAATTCCCGTTGGTACCAGGAAGGACAACCAAAATAATGCATGGGCAAGGGATAAAGGAAATGTAGGTACCGCCAATGCCGGTGCCGATATAACTGTCGATGGCAATGCACAGGTACATGGAAATGCCAGGGCAACAAGATATGTTGGGGCATCCGGAACGGGTTCTCCTGTAACGGGACTGGGAACCCCGGCAAATCTTACCGGATATAGAGGCTCTCCGGACACCACCGGCGTTAATGCCGTTATTTATGGAATCCCCACCGAAAATAATCCACCCACCGATTGTGACCCATTAGATACCGCGACTATTTTTGATGAAGCAGATGATATTGTGGACAGCAATAACAATGCTGAGATAGTCAATCTTTCCACCAACAATCCTTATAATTCATCTAATAAGGCATTCAGCCTTAGTAGTAACGATGCGTTTTCTCTTGGAAGTCCCGGACAGACCAGGAATTATCATTTCAACAGTTTTGAACTCAATTCCAATTCAACATTAACCATAAATGGAAGTGTAACTTTTTATGTAAGCGGGGACTTTGAAGACGCTAGCAATAGCAGTTTGACATTGAGTAGCGGTTCAACGTTGGCTGTTTATGTTACAGGCGAGTTAGATATCTCATCCAATACCATTGTTAATCCGGGGGCGCCGACAGACCTTATGATATATTCTTCTGCCGCATCTTCCAGTAACAGTGACTATAAGATCAGCATAAGCTCAAATTCTACTATAACCGGCGCTATCTATGCCCCTAACGCTGCAATTGACATTAGCTCAAATTCCGATTCGCTGGGAGCAATCAGGGGAAAATACATAAAGAGCCGTTCAAACGCAAAATTCCATTACGATGAAGCTTTTGGAAGGTTGGAAGGGTATCCTGTTTTAGGCTATGAAATTATTTCCTGGAGCGAAATTAATTGA
- a CDS encoding PilW family protein yields MSVFRNDNEYGFTLVELLVGLVLTVIILSTAVKLLISQRKAFSVQEQVSEMQQYIRSAMDIMTREIRMAGCMVTGTSTIRTSGTSTITFLGDIDSDIAATLVTNANAGTTVVFVSLTPDSNYSIASTDYIYISDGNRTEVIPSDSSASHLVGEPDPIYLSSGLLYSYIAGSTTVRTVENVTFSHDTANLKIYRNSQPLAENIEFISLTYGTNTVTGATNTVTIAITGRTANIDPNYSGDGYRRGTLTSIIKLRNQ; encoded by the coding sequence ATGTCAGTTTTTCGCAACGATAATGAATATGGCTTTACGTTAGTTGAATTGTTAGTAGGTCTTGTCCTTACTGTTATTATTCTGAGTACAGCGGTCAAGTTACTTATTTCACAGCGGAAGGCATTTAGTGTCCAGGAGCAGGTAAGTGAGATGCAGCAATATATCCGGTCAGCCATGGACATAATGACCCGCGAGATCAGAATGGCTGGTTGTATGGTAACAGGTACAAGCACAATCAGGACTTCTGGCACGAGCACAATTACTTTCCTGGGCGATATTGATAGCGACATTGCCGCCACCCTTGTTACTAATGCCAATGCAGGAACAACCGTAGTTTTCGTTAGTTTAACGCCAGATAGTAATTATTCGATAGCAAGCACTGATTATATCTATATTTCCGATGGAAACCGTACAGAAGTTATTCCTTCTGATAGTTCCGCCAGTCATCTGGTAGGTGAACCAGACCCGATTTATTTAAGCTCAGGTTTATTGTATTCATACATTGCAGGGAGTACTACCGTTCGTACCGTGGAAAATGTTACTTTTAGTCATGACACGGCTAATTTAAAGATATATCGAAATAGTCAGCCACTTGCAGAAAATATTGAATTTATTAGTTTAACATACGGTACAAATACCGTCACAGGAGCTACAAACACCGTTACCATTGCTATAACAGGACGTACTGCTAACATCGATCCAAATTATTCCGGAGACGGTTATCGGCGCGGAACTCTCACATCAATTATTAAATTGAGAAATCAATAA